A stretch of the Lolium perenne isolate Kyuss_39 chromosome 3, Kyuss_2.0, whole genome shotgun sequence genome encodes the following:
- the LOC139838649 gene encoding uncharacterized protein encodes MVSAPVGGVAGSPPRQPRRCSPSPPPRRLRHRDAGRREVVVERVVKDVGGGSYPMLTRTNYTEWSLLMKVKLQARGIWDAIELGADDYQEDRMALEAILQAVPTEMMAGLAVKRTAKEAWEAIRAMRVGSDRVRKGKVQQLKKEFEMISFRDGESVDDFALRLTNLVTSLATLGAPIDETQVVEKFLRVVPPRLSQIALAIETLLDTSDMSLEEVTGRLKAAEDRLESTEPAR; translated from the coding sequence ATGGTGTCAGCTCCAGTTGGAGGTGTTGCTGGCAGTCCGCCTCGCCAGCCGCGGCGCTGTTCCCCTTCACCACCACCAAGACGACTGCGCCACCGTGATGCAGGAAGGCGCGAGGTTGTGGTCGAGCGAGTCGTGAAGGACGTCGGCGGTGGCAGTTACCCGATGCTGACACGGACGAACTACACCGAATGGAGCCTCCTCATGAAGGTGAAGCTGCAGGCTCGGGGCATCTGGGATGCAATTGAGCTCGGCGCCGACGACTACCAGGAAGATCGAATGGCGCTGGAGGCCATCTTGCAAGCAGTGCCAACAGAAATGATGGCTGGACTAGCCGTCAAGCGGACAGCGAAGGAGGCGTGGGAGGCGATTCGAGCCATGCGCGTCGGTTCAGATCGCGTGCGGAAGGGCAAGGTGCAGCAGCTAAAGAAGGAATTTGAGATGATCTCATTCCGCGACGGGGAGTCTGTTGATGATTTCGCGCTACGACTTACGAACCTCGTCACAAGCCTTGCCACGCTCGGAGCACCAATCGACGAAACTCAAGTCGTCGAGAAGTTTTTGCGGGTTGTGCCGCCAAGGCTGTCGCAGATAGCCCTTGCGATCGAGACCCTCCTTGACACTTCTGATATGTCATTGGAGGAAGTCACCGGCCGGTTGAAGGCAGCTGAGGACCGTCTCGAGTCGACCGAGCCGGCGCGTTAG